One Capsicum annuum cultivar UCD-10X-F1 unplaced genomic scaffold, UCD10Xv1.1 ctg23620, whole genome shotgun sequence genomic window, ATGTGAAACTAGCACAGCGCACCTGCTGGCCTGGAAAATATATCATCGGGCTATCGTGATTATCAGTCTTACATATGCCACATGGTTGCAAAGCTTGGAAAGAGTTAAGAGTTTCAGAGAAACACCTTGTCAACATCCTGAACGTCCCATATGAAAAGGCTCCGATCATCATATATCACAACTGTAAAGGTATTGTTACCATCAAATTGGTGAAAATAAATTCCTTCTACCAAAAATAACTAGGTACTCACCAAGTTTTTGCAATGTTGAAAATTGACAAGCAATTGCATTAGGTAGACTCTGCAACTGCTCGTTTCCATTTTTACCAATCATTACATGGAGATCTGCAACACTTCCTTTACTGCATCTGCTTTCCGGATAGTATAAGCTTCCAGAATATGAAAGAgagtttgaagaaaaaagtttaaCTTGTCCATTATTGCATGCGCAAGCAACCAACTTTCTGGATACAGATAGTCCGAAGCCTTTCTCAACCTGAAGTCCAAGTACAAAAACGATGAGAAGACTAGAGGGCCTTCTTATAATTGAAAAGGTAGTAATACATACCAGTTTATAGCACTTCAATATCAGAAAACTTCAGGAAGTATAGAACTTCTTTTCGAAGTTTCCTTCAGCGTGATTAAGTGTTAATGTGCAAGATATAACAGCATATACCTGTAATTCAACAGAATTTGCAATAGCCATCTCCGAGTTTAGAAGGCACAAAACCCCTACAAACAAAAGAAGACACTAAGGTGCTCAGGAACATGCAACAACATAAAGATAACAGATGTATGTTAAACTTGTTACCTTCATCTGTCAGCGCATAAACATGCAAAGCTTCACCAGTTTGAATGTGATCTAGGAGTCTATTCTCACTCCACATAAGAGATGCAACAGCTATGAACAAGCATCCTTTATGATGACCAAGATTAGCTTGCTTTCCAGTTGCTCCTGATGCTGTTCTAGCTATCATACGAGATCTGGTAGATAATCCCAATTTCCAGAACTTCAGGTGCTTCTTTCCTGCAGTGATAAAGAATCTTCCATCTGCTGAGAAGCTAACAGATGCAACAGCAGAACTTGGTGTGCACCCCTTGCATTTTGTAATTAAAGACTGACTTTGAAAATCCCAGAGGCAAATATATCCATCATGAGGATATCCAACAGAAGTAAGGTGTTTGCCTGCAGGTAGTAACATAATCAAGAAAACAGGAAAGAAGAAAGAACCCGAGGCTTATGTCCCGTTTCATGTATCTCAACAAAAGCTAGTTGCTTAGACAAAGAGCAACAACTAATTACAACAAACCATCAGGTGAAAAGGCAATGCATGCTAAGCCGTGTTGATGACTCTTCAATTCGTATTTCAGAGCCAAACTTGTTGCTTCCCATATCACTACGGCAGGGTGAGGTCCTGACTGAAGCATTGACCCATTAGTAAGTGCAAAACTGactttaaaaaagtaaaaaataaaaacaaaaaactagTCACACCAATTGAACGGAACACTCTTTTTGTGTGTGTATGAGTAAGTATCTTTTACTTTcataatacatatacatgtaagCTGTAGCTTGTACTAAAATGAAAGACAGCTATATGAGTGTTTCGTTTATACGTTTGAGCAGACATATAA contains:
- the LOC124890738 gene encoding mitogen-activated protein kinase-binding protein 1-like, which encodes MLQSGPHPAVVIWEATSLALKYELKSHQHGLACIAFSPDGKHLTSVGYPHDGYICLWDFQSQSLITKCKGCTPSSAVASVSFSADGRFFITAGKKHLKFWKLGLSTRSRMIARTASGATGKQANLGHHKGCLFIAVASLMWSENRLLDHIQTGEALHVYALTDEGVLCLLNSEMAIANSVELQVEKGFGLSVSRKLVACACNNGQVKLFSSNSLSYSGSLYYPESRCSKGSVADLHVMIGKNGNEQLQSLPNAIACQFSTLQKLVVIYDDRSLFIWDVQDVDKASRCAVLVSHSACIWDIKNFSCEHMHDPSKACVAKGCSGGVSFATCSADGSIRLWDLEQSSSLSLPTEDKSMSTLSAGPTHLGVPSFLKIPESALFILDLC